The Meles meles chromosome 12, mMelMel3.1 paternal haplotype, whole genome shotgun sequence genome includes a window with the following:
- the LOC123954406 gene encoding actin-related protein 6-like: MGGPGRSVTGTIAWITAAKVASHFQTVIRIAFKKVSLSARLKTFTANQIDEIKDPSGLFYILPFQKGYLVNWDVQRQVWDYLFGKEMYQVDFLDANIIITEPYFNFTSIQESMNEILFEEYQFQAVLRVNAGALSAHRYFRDNPSELCCIIVDSGYSFTHIVPYCRSKKKKEAIIRINVGGKLLTNHLKEIISYRLKGEENTVMIDYVLPDFSTIKKGFYKPREEMVLSGKYKSGEQILRLANERFAVPEILFNPSDIGIQEMGIPEAIVYSIQNLPEEMQPHFFKNIVLTGGNSLFPGFRDQVYSEVRCLTPTDYDVSVVLPENPITYAWEGGKLISENDNFEDMVVTREDNEENGHSVCEEKFKHSELKF; the protein is encoded by the coding sequence ATGGGGGGACCCGGGCGGAGCGTTACAGGAACCATTGCCTGGATCACAGCCGCAAAGGTGGCCAGCCACTTTCAAACGGTTATAAGAATAGCTTTTAAAAAGGTGAGTTTGTCAGCACGTCTTAAAACTTTTACTGCTAACCAGATAGATGAAATAAAGGACCCTTCTGGACTCTTTTACATCCTTCCTTTTCAGAAGGGCTACTTGGTGAATTGGGATGTCCAAAGACAAGTATGGGATTACctttttggaaaagaaatgtaTCAGGTTGATTTTTTAGATGCCAATATTATTATTACAGAACCATACTTTAACTTCACTTCAATTCAAGAATCAATGAATGAAATCCTATTTGAAGAGTATCAGTTCCAAGCAGTCTTAAGAGTAAATGCTGGTGCTCTCAGTGCACATAGGTATTTTCGAGATAATCCTTCTGAATTATGCTGTATCATTGTAGACAGTGGATATTCCTTTACCCATATAGTTCCTTACTgtagaagtaaaaagaaaaaagaagcaattatTCGGATAAATGTGGGAGGAAAACTCCTAACCAATCATCTAAAGGAGATCATATCTTACAGgttgaaaggagaagaaaatacagtAATGATAGACTATGTTTTACCTGACTTCAGTACAATTAAAAAGGGTTTTTATAAGCCAAGGGAAGAGATGGTATTAAGTGGAAAATACAAATCCGGGGAACAAATTCTTCGTCTGGCCAATGAGAGATTTGCTGTTCCAGAAATACTTTTTAATCCTTCTGATATAGGAATTCAAGAAATGGGTATTCCAGAAGCTATTGTCTATTCAATTCAGAACTTACCTGAAGAAATGCAGCCgcatttttttaagaacattGTTTTGACAGGAGGAAATTCCCTTTTCCCAGGATTTAGAGATCAGGTTTACTCAGAAGTTCGATGTCTCACTCCAACAGATTATGATGTTTCAGTTGTGCTGCCTGAAAACCCTATTACTTATGCCTGGGAAGGTGGAAAATTGATATCAGAGAATGACAATTTTGAAGATATGGTAGTAACAAGAGAAGATAATGAAGAAAATGGACATAGCGTCTGTGAAGAGAAATTTAAACATTCTGAATTAAAGTTTTGA